A stretch of the Arachis stenosperma cultivar V10309 chromosome 6, arast.V10309.gnm1.PFL2, whole genome shotgun sequence genome encodes the following:
- the LOC130935355 gene encoding serine/threonine-protein kinase D6PKL1 gives MGSFSGTSEIVEATDELNTGKTTASNQSNNGCSMAEKNQKPRVLKLGYKDNLDDDINKLFESITLKSSSRDLGRFQDGTSPKMKSALKKPITVGVSRSPRVGTSEPVNLKQALRDLCISKASEMAAMKRLSKATASPRISEVGKIQTLYNSVVAETSLSGPPLVENKENGIEISLVPEESKSVSMEKTSHSYQGAEITSPSQIIRSSPKDAVATIQHTSNASLPQVDLACSSSKVGVHSRQVVPVQSEKPPTTSPSPSPCTTTGSKLESSKIVSSPKKVGNKPSISNSGHKGRLQTSSSSSVNGYRVNKVSRHTPRAVKSVLKSKNLSKKKLKECSGSGLCNPSTNKVNNKPAPVPTQMICERCHCALENTSEEKGHHITTLDSISPEVVNSGEEHHRSDKPDLASTNSNKGRAIANVKKSTKLKDQLEFSQSSKSSQGEYSSSTSTSDESNASGSSYGTRPHMSKDFRWEAVRRAHLEYGVLGLRHFNLLKKLGCGDIGTVYLAELIGTTCLFAIKVMDNEFLARRKKMPRAQTEREILRMLDHPFLPTLYAQFTSDNLSCLVMEYCPGGDLHVLRQKQLSRCFSETAARFYVAEVLLALEYLHMLGVVYRDLKPENILVREDGHIMLTDFDLSLRCAVSPTLLQSSSEIEPAKSSGPTTKPSCIEPFCIEPACQVPCFSPRFSPAAAKARKLKVDLAAQIRSLPQLVAEPTDARSNSFVGTHEYLAPEIIKGEGHGAAVDWWTFGVFLYELLYGRTPFKGCNNEETLVNVVLQSLRFPDSPFVSFQARDLIRGLLVKEPENRLGSEKGAAEIKQHPFFDGLNWALIRCGLPPEIPEYCDFGVSDVTPESKGGKYLEYNATGEHLEFELF, from the exons ATGGGTTCATTCTCTGGCACTTCTGAAATAGTTGAAGCAACAGACGAGCTAAATACAGGGAAAACTACAGCAAGTAATCAGTCCAATAATGGGTGTAGCATGGCTGAGAAAAATCAGAAGCCTCGGGTGCTGAAACTGGGCTACAAGGACAATCTGGACGACGATATTAATAAGTTATTTGAATCAATTACTCTTAAATCTTCATCAAGAGACTTGGGCCGTTTTCAAGATGGTACAAGCCCTAAGATGAAAAGTGCATTGAAAAAGCCCATCACAGTGGGTGTTTCTCGGTCCCCGCGAGTTGGGACATCTGAACCTGTGAATTTGAAGCAGGCTTTAAGAGACCTTTGTATTTCTAAGGCATCAGAAATGGCTGCTATGAAACGATTATCAAAAGCAACAGCTTCTCCAAGAATATCAGAGGTTGGGAAGATACAAACATTGTACAATTCAGTTGTAGCTGAAACCAGTCTATCTGGCCCTCCTTTGgttgaaaataaagagaatggaATTGAAATATCCCTAGTGCCAGAAGAAAGTAAGTCAGTTTCGATGGAGAAAACATCTCATTCTTATCAAGGTGCTGAAATCACTTCACCAAGCCAGATCATTCGATCTTCTCCTAAAGATGCTGTTGCAACCATTCAACATACTTCTAATGCTTCATTGCCGCAAGTTGATTTGGCATGTTCATCAAGTAAAGTTGGGGTTCACTCACGGCAAGTGGTGCCTGTTCAATCAGAAAAACCACCAACCACATCTCCCTCTCCATCTCCATGTACCACAACTGGAAGCAAATTGGAGTCATCCAAAATTGTTTCTTCTCCTAAAAAAGTTGGAAATAAACCATCTATATCAAATAGTGGCCATAAAGGTAGATTGCAAACATCTTCCTCATCTTCTGTAAATGGCTATAGAGTAAACAAAGTGTCACGTCATACCCCCCGTGCAGTCAAATCAGTCCTCAAGAGCAAGAATTTGAGTAAGAAAAAGCTAAAAGAGTGTTCTGGCTCTGGTTTGTGCAATCCTTCAACCAATAAAGTGAACAATAAGCCAGCTCCTGTTCCAACTCAAATGATTTGCGAGAGATGTCATTGTGCTTTAGAGAATACAAGTGAAGAAAAAGGCCACCATATCACAACACTGGACTCCATCAGTCCTGAAGTGGTGAACTCAGGTGAAGAGCACCATCGTTCAGATAAACCTGATCTGGCATCAACTAACAGTAACAAAGGCAGAGCAATTGCAAATGTAAAAAAGAGCACTAAGTTGAAAGACCAACTTGAATTTTCACAAAGTTCAAAAAGTAGCCAAGGTGAGTACAGTAGTAGCACAAGCACCAGTGACGAAAGTAATGCAAGTGGCTCAAGTTATGGAACTAGGCCTCACATGTCAAAAGATTTTAGGTGGGAAGCCGTACGACGTGCTCATTTGGAGTATGGAGTCTTGGGCTTGAGACATTTCAATCTTTTGAAGAAACTTGGTTGTGGGGACATTGGGACAGTATATCTTGCTGAACTAATTGGCACAACTTGCTTGTTTGCTATCAAGGTCATGGATAATGAGTTTTTGGCAAGGCGGAAGAAGATGCCAAGGGCACAAACTGAGAGAGAAATATTAAGGATGCTGGATCATCCATTTCTTCCCACATTGTATGCACAATTTACATCAGATAATCTGTCATGCCTGGTTATGGAGTATTGTCCAGGTGGAGATCTTCACGTTCTACGTCAGAAGCAGCTTAGTAGGTGTTTTTCAGAGACAGCAGCAAG GTTTTATGTTGCCGAAGTCCTTCTTGCTTTAGAGTACTTGCACATGCTTGGAGTTGTTTATCGTGACTTGAAACCTGAAAACATTCTTGTCCGGGAAGATGGACACATCATGCTCACAGATTTTGACCTTTCACTAAGGTGTGCAGTTAGCCCAACGCTTCTACAATCCTCTTCCGAGATTGAACCAGCAAAAAGTTCTGGCCCTACTACAAAACCAAGTTGCATTGAGCCATTCTGCATTGAGCCCGCTTGTCAAGTTCCATGCTTCAGCCCTAGATTCTCACCCGCAGCAGCAAAAGCAAGGAAACTAAAAGTTGATCTTGCAGCCCAGATTAGATCATTGCCACAGCTTGTGGCCGAGCCCACCGATGCCAGATCAAACTCATTTGTTGGAACACATGAATACTTGGCTCCTGAGATCATCAAAGGAGAGGGACATGGAGCTGCAGTTGACTGGTGGACGTTTGGGGTTTTTCTTTACGAGCTCTTATATGGTAGAACACCGTTCAAAGGTTGCAATAATGAAGAAACACTAGTGAACGTGGTGTTGCAGAGTCTTAGGTTCCCCGACAGCCCATTTGTTAGCTTCCAAGCGAGGGATCTGATAAGAGGGTTGCTGGTTAAGGAACCTGAGAACCGTTTGGGATCAGAGAAAGGTGCTGCTGAGATTAAACAGCATCCTTTCTTTGATGGCCTCAACTGGGCCTTAATTCGTTGTGGTCTCCCACCAGAGATTCCAGAGTATTGTGATTTTGGAGTTTCTGATGTGACACCAGAAAGCAAGGGTGGTAAGTATTTAGAGTATAATGCAACTGGAGAGCATCTGGAGTTCGAGTTGTTCTAA